One genomic region from Paracoccus pantotrophus encodes:
- a CDS encoding sigma-54-dependent Fis family transcriptional regulator — MPESIQKEDWERFRALGSVPPSIREVVLRSWVRSRGRKEIETLKRAPSVAQDELRVIRHRNQRLRSAAQTAIRRAGYMLNDAGMMLLLCDRSGVVMEAEGDARILSRGQENHLHPGGHWDEDAIGTNAIGTALHLAKPVTISGVEHFCEAIQRWSCAAAPIRDPFNGALLGAIDISGPSGQPFGQVAAFSVTLAMQIEEAMRNAGLQEHRRLVERLLAERRERAGDAIMVLDRFGQPVWSSAGFDAAAGRAWDGEGRALHLPAEARDGDPGHLAARLRQVLPHADVDVLADRGDMLGVMLTLPRPGLRSRCPADPAVGLAQIAQSGACLGPICAAAAKYVEGGVPLLIEGPVGAGKETLARALHGAGPQAGQPFEFVDCSLLDADALRDDLVDAGALTRLAESGGTLCLDEPGQAPPPVQALLAQVLAHLRRAAGAPLQFLSLSSVGLAERMAQGELRSDLYFRLAAATLRLPALAERRDDLPGLIRRFAAAYPQQRHGRALRFTPAAMLHLQAHDWPGNLRELRNLMESLGATSLSGLIDVADLPRHLTRPAGPRAESTLRDRERAEIAAALAEAGGNMTEVARRLGIARSTLYLKLDQYGIPRPRRD; from the coding sequence ATGCCGGAAAGCATCCAGAAGGAGGACTGGGAGCGATTCCGCGCGCTGGGGAGCGTGCCCCCCAGCATACGGGAGGTCGTGCTCAGATCCTGGGTCAGGTCCAGGGGGCGGAAAGAGATCGAGACCCTCAAGCGCGCGCCCAGCGTCGCCCAGGACGAGTTGCGCGTGATCCGCCACCGCAACCAGCGCCTGCGCTCGGCCGCGCAGACGGCGATCCGCCGCGCCGGCTACATGCTGAACGATGCCGGGATGATGCTGCTGCTTTGCGACCGCAGCGGCGTGGTGATGGAGGCCGAGGGCGATGCCCGCATCCTGTCGCGCGGCCAGGAAAACCACCTGCATCCCGGCGGCCATTGGGACGAGGACGCCATCGGCACCAATGCGATCGGAACCGCGCTGCACCTGGCCAAGCCGGTCACCATCTCGGGCGTTGAGCATTTCTGCGAGGCGATCCAGCGCTGGTCCTGCGCCGCCGCGCCGATCCGCGATCCGTTCAACGGCGCGCTTCTGGGCGCCATCGACATCTCGGGGCCCTCGGGGCAGCCCTTTGGCCAGGTCGCGGCCTTTTCCGTGACCCTGGCCATGCAGATCGAGGAGGCGATGCGCAATGCCGGGCTGCAGGAGCATCGCCGCCTGGTCGAGCGGCTGCTGGCCGAGCGCCGCGAGCGCGCCGGCGATGCGATCATGGTGCTGGACCGTTTCGGCCAGCCGGTCTGGTCCAGCGCCGGTTTCGACGCGGCGGCGGGCCGGGCCTGGGACGGCGAGGGCAGGGCGCTGCACCTGCCGGCCGAAGCGCGCGACGGCGATCCGGGCCATCTGGCCGCCCGGCTGCGGCAGGTTCTGCCCCATGCCGACGTGGACGTGCTGGCGGATCGCGGCGACATGCTGGGCGTCATGCTGACCCTGCCGCGGCCCGGCTTGCGCAGCCGATGCCCGGCTGATCCGGCCGTCGGCCTGGCGCAGATCGCCCAGAGCGGCGCCTGCCTGGGCCCGATCTGCGCCGCCGCGGCGAAATATGTCGAGGGTGGCGTGCCCCTGCTGATCGAGGGACCGGTGGGAGCGGGAAAGGAGACCCTGGCCCGCGCGCTGCACGGTGCCGGTCCGCAGGCCGGCCAGCCCTTCGAATTCGTCGATTGCAGCCTCTTGGACGCCGATGCGCTGCGCGACGACCTGGTCGACGCGGGTGCGCTGACACGGCTGGCCGAAAGCGGCGGGACGCTGTGCCTGGACGAGCCGGGCCAGGCGCCGCCGCCGGTGCAGGCGCTGCTGGCGCAGGTGCTGGCCCATCTGCGCCGCGCGGCCGGGGCGCCGCTGCAGTTTCTGTCGCTGTCCTCGGTCGGCCTGGCCGAGCGGATGGCCCAGGGCGAGCTGCGCAGCGACCTGTATTTCCGCCTGGCCGCCGCCACGCTGCGCCTGCCCGCGCTGGCCGAGCGGCGCGACGACCTGCCCGGCCTGATTCGCCGCTTTGCCGCGGCCTATCCGCAGCAGCGCCATGGCCGGGCGCTGCGCTTTACTCCGGCGGCGATGCTGCATCTTCAGGCGCATGACTGGCCGGGCAACCTGCGCGAGTTGCGCAATCTCATGGAATCGCTGGGCGCGACCTCGCTGAGCGGGCTGATCGACGTGGCGGACCTGCCGCGGCACCTGACCCGGCCCGCCGGGCCGCGGGCCGAAAGCACCCTGCGCGACCGCGAGCGGGCCGAGATCGCCGCCGCCCTGGCCGAGGCGGGCGGCAACATGACCGAGGTCGCCCGGCGGCTGGGGATCGCGCGCTCGACGCTGTATCTGAAGCTGGACCAATACGGCATCCCGCGCCCCCGCCGCGACTGA